A region of Desulfobacteraceae bacterium DNA encodes the following proteins:
- a CDS encoding cytochrome c3 family protein, which produces MRHWYEDAGGFKKITQIPYDQLDCKTCHVKSCDTCHAGQKGEKHFFSEKKAKDINTCMPCHGREGLTFKFDGERGQLDVHISAGMVCSDCHYRSDVHGDGRFRQSMRHPKGVRASCEECHLEQERESPEFDPDTQSHSVHGDKLACAACHVRSTVSCYNCHFDTFLKTGEKKGNFVAMKDWLLLINHDGQVTSGNVQTLVYQNKKFVAYAPYFTHSISAEGRLCDDCHQNEAVQRIQDGDRVPVVGFENGQIQTWQGVVPVIQGKLDWVFLNKTENGWVPIADTSPPVEQYVGFGTPLTAEQFERLAQDVSH; this is translated from the coding sequence ATGCGGCACTGGTATGAGGATGCCGGGGGGTTTAAAAAAATCACCCAAATTCCCTATGATCAACTGGACTGCAAAACCTGTCATGTCAAAAGCTGCGACACATGCCACGCCGGCCAAAAAGGTGAAAAACACTTCTTTTCGGAAAAGAAAGCCAAGGACATCAACACCTGCATGCCCTGCCACGGCCGGGAGGGGCTGACCTTCAAGTTTGACGGTGAAAGGGGTCAGCTGGATGTGCATATCAGTGCCGGCATGGTCTGCTCGGACTGCCACTACCGCTCCGACGTGCATGGCGACGGCCGCTTTCGCCAATCCATGCGCCACCCCAAGGGGGTCCGCGCCAGCTGTGAGGAATGTCATCTGGAGCAGGAGCGGGAGTCCCCCGAATTCGACCCCGATACCCAAAGCCACAGTGTGCACGGGGACAAACTGGCCTGCGCGGCCTGTCACGTGCGCTCTACGGTCAGCTGCTACAACTGCCACTTCGACACGTTTCTCAAAACGGGTGAAAAAAAGGGGAATTTCGTCGCCATGAAGGACTGGTTGCTGTTGATCAATCATGACGGCCAGGTTACCTCCGGAAACGTCCAGACCTTGGTCTACCAGAACAAAAAGTTCGTGGCCTACGCCCCGTACTTTACCCACTCCATCAGCGCCGAAGGCCGCCTCTGTGATGACTGTCATCAAAATGAGGCCGTGCAACGGATTCAAGATGGCGACCGGGTGCCGGTGGTCGGGTTTGAAAATGGACAGATCCAAACCTGGCAAGGCGTCGTGCCGGTGATCCAGGGAAAGCTGGATTGGGTGTTTCTCAATAAAACCGAAAACGGCTGGGTCCCGATTGCCGACACCTCACCTCCCGTGGAGCAATACGTCGGTTTCGGAACCCCTTTGACAGCAGAGCAATTTGAACGGCTGGCACAAGATGTTTCACATTGA